The following are encoded together in the Vanrija pseudolonga chromosome 7, complete sequence genome:
- the DUG3 gene encoding putative glutamine amidotransferase DUG3: protein MCRFIVYKGAEPIQLSHLVTRPRHSITNQAFESKLRLPSSRPMNADGFGIGWYDPVLSEPTVHASGAAAHSHPHATGVESTPSSRPISPPLQLPIVPEGSSAAGPSTLRTGTPPALSPGGAVLPDPVEVAAQVADEARSAEVAALREREREIESERPCVFKSISPAWSNANLTRLAEKIRSPLVFAHVRASTMSGAPSEDNCHPWVFDRLMWMHNGEINAFPKIKRALQASLSEELFLYPSGYTDSEWAFMVFLSMLKDPHARSFTHRELSDAMMKTIKFINQLSKEAGITGPSLMNFVVSDGHTVVATRYISSRTSEASSLFFSSGTSFDEYEPAAGLYRMTKADKRERIIMIASEPLTFERADWVEVKTNMMVVITPKMNLLQIPIIDDYWVAPQDPASHSRSPDFAIKLGFGHGFAYDAALVA from the exons ATGTGCCGCTTC ATCGTGTAcaagggcgccgagccgatACAGCTCTCCCACCTCGTCACGCGCCCCCGGCACAGTATCACGAACCAGGCGTTCGAGTCCAAGCTGCGTTTGCCCAGCAGCCGGCCAATGAAT GCGGACGGCTTCGGTATAGGGTGGTACGACCCGGTGCTGAGCGAGCCGACGGTGCACGCgtccggcgcggccgcgcacTCGCACCCGCACGCCACAGGCGtcgagtcgacgccgtcgtcgcgcccaatatcgccgccgctccagcTGCCCATCGTGCCAGAAggttcctcggcggcgggcccgTCCACGCTGCGGaccggcacgccgcccgcgctcAGCCCGGGCGGGGCCGTGCTCCCCGACCCTGTAGAGGTCGCGGCGCAGGTCGCGGACGAGGCACGGTCCGCGGAAgtcgcggcgctgcgtgagcgcgagcgggagATTGAGAGCGAGCGGCCGTGCGTCTTCAAGTCGATCTCACCG GCTTGGAGTAATGCCAACCTTACGCGTCTGGCCGAGAAGATTCGTAGCCCGCTTGTGTTTGCCCATGTGCGCGCCTCGACCATGAGCGGAGCTC cgagcgaggacaACTGCCACCCCTGGGTGTTTGACCGCCTCATGTGGATGCACAACGGCGAGATCAACGCGTTCCCCAAGATCAAGCGTGCGCTGCAGGCGTCGCTGTCAGAGGAGCTCTTCCTCTACCCATCTGGGTACACTGACTCGGAGTGGGCATTCATGGTCTTCCTCTCCATG CTCAAAGACCCCCACGCGCGCAGCTTCACGCACCGCGAGCTGTCCGACGCGATGATGAAGACGATCAAGTTCATCAACCAGCTGTCCAAAGAGGCGGGCATCACAGGCCCGAGCCTGATGAACTTTGTCGTGTCGGACGGGCACACGGTCGTGGCGACGCGCTACATCTCGAGCCGCACGTCCGAGGCCTCGTccctcttcttctcgtcgggCACCTCGTTTGACGAGtacgagcccgccgccgggctgTACCGCATgaccaaggccgacaagcgcgagcgcatcATCATGatcgcgagcgagccgctCACGTTTGAGCGGGCAGACTGGGTCGAAGTCAAGACCAACATGATGGTTGTCATCACTCCCAAG ATGAACCTCCTCCAGATCCCCATCATTGACGACTACTGGGTCGCACCGCAGGACCCAGCGAgccactcgcgctcgcccgacTTTGCCATCAAGCTTGGCTTCGGACACGGGTTCGCgtacgacgcggcgctcgtcgcaTAG